GCGCAGGGAGGGTCGACTCAGGGCAGCCAGATGCGGAACTCGCCGCCACCCAGGCGACTTTCGTTGGTCAGTTCGATGTGTCCTTCGGCGCCATTACGCTGATGCAGGCGTGCGATGCGCTCGCCGAAGTACAGTCCCAGCCCGGTGCTTCCGGTACTCATGTCGATACCCAGCACGTACTCGGACTGCTTCTCGATCATCTGCGGCGGATAACCCTGTCCGTCGTCGCTGATGGCGATGCACAGCTGCTCGCCGTCCATGAGCGCCTCCAGATGAATCGCCGAGCGCGCGTAGCGAATCGAGTTGTTGATCACATTCGCCACCACGGAGCCGACCAGCTCGGGGTCGAAGTACCCCATCATGCCGTCGACCTCGACTTCATAGCTGCCTTCGATATGGCGTGCGCGAAGAATGTCGTCGTGACGCGCCAGCTGCGATTCGAGAAAATCCTCCACGTCCAGCCAGGTAGGCCGCAGGGGAAGCTGGTTGACCCCGAGTTTATACAGCCCGAGCATCTGTACCAGCATGCCGTTCAGACGCAGTGACTCGTACTCGATGATGCCGTGTTCGCGCGTGTCGTTCATCTCGGGTGGCAACGCTGCCAGTGAGGCGCTGTACGCCTGCATCAGAAGAGCGAGCGAGTTTTTCATGTCATGTACGGTCGAGGCGATGACCGTCGAGAAGTCCAGCGCCGGGCCTTCTTCCTCGCTCATAGCGACTCCACAGAGCGCTGCAGCTTCTGGTAGCGCTCGTAACGATGGTCGCTGCTGGGCATGCTGCGTACCTGATCCAGGCAGCGCATACATTCTGCCTTCAATCCCGGGTCACGCTCGGCGGCAAGCAGCCGGAGCAACGATTGCGCGGTGTTCAGAGCGAAGCTGATGTTCCGCGGCTGGCTGGCCAGCGCCTTGCGGAATGATTCCAGGGCCTCGGGAAACTGCTTCTGCTGGTAATGGCGGATGCCCTCGCGGTTGTGCTTCTGAGCGTCCGCGCCCGCGTTGAGAATCGCGGTGTCGTCGGTCTGCCCGGCGATGCCTTCCATTACCTTCGGGTCGTCGCCGTACATCTCCGCACAGGTCGCGAGTACTTCATCCGCCCGCTCGGCCTGGCCCAGATCGCGCAGCTGGCTGGCCACGGCCAGGGCTACGTCGGACGGAAAGAAGGTGCTCATCTCGCTCATGCGTTCAGCTGCCTGCTCGGCCATCCGCTTGGCGTCGTCGGCTTTGCCGGCCTTGGTCAGGGTGCGCGCCTGCATCAGGTTCGAACGGACCCCTAGTGCCGGATCGTCCCGCCAGGTCTTGTCCAGCTCACCGAGCGTCTGTCTGATTTCCACCAGTGCGCGGGGATTGAGGCTGCCCTCGCCGGCCTGGTCGGTCAGGCTGGCGGCGAGATTCAGGTGGTTTTCCGGGTCTCGGAATGCAGAGTTGCGGCCCAGATCCACGGCTTGGCGAAACGCGCGGACCGCGCGGTCATGGTCCTGGT
The nucleotide sequence above comes from Halopseudomonas xinjiangensis. Encoded proteins:
- a CDS encoding sensor histidine kinase codes for the protein MSEEEGPALDFSTVIASTVHDMKNSLALLMQAYSASLAALPPEMNDTREHGIIEYESLRLNGMLVQMLGLYKLGVNQLPLRPTWLDVEDFLESQLARHDDILRARHIEGSYEVEVDGMMGYFDPELVGSVVANVINNSIRYARSAIHLEALMDGEQLCIAISDDGQGYPPQMIEKQSEYVLGIDMSTGSTGLGLYFGERIARLHQRNGAEGHIELTNESRLGGGEFRIWLP